CTGACATGAATAACTGGCTTGCTGAAATTAGGACAAATAAAAAATGGCGGTACCCCTATCCGCGCCGAATTTTTTTAGATAAGATGAGTTTTCTGGAGAAGCTTAAGTTGCTTCAGCGCCTTACCCATTTGATTTTCAACTGTTTTGGAAGAAAGGGAAAGGATCTCTGCAATTTCGTTGTACGTAAACCCTTCAAACCGGTTTAACTGAAATATGGCCTTTCTTTTTTGGGGAAGTATATTGATCAGGTTGTGGATATTGGATTCAAATTCCTGGTACATGAGGGTTTCTACCGGGCCGGGCGCATTTTCAATGAGATCGTCACTCAGTTCATCCATTACATTTTTTTCCTGTTTCATGTAATTGATGCTGGTGTGGCGGGTCGCAGTG
This portion of the Dyadobacter sp. CECT 9275 genome encodes:
- a CDS encoding RNA polymerase sigma factor; this translates as MINNQNDLLLIALIKKGDSRALDSLFKKYYNSLCRFASYFTGRNDLAEEIVADVFYKIWEKRESLMIDRNLRSYLFTATRHTSINYMKQEKNVMDELSDDLIENAPGPVETLMYQEFESNIHNLINILPQKRKAIFQLNRFEGFTYNEIAEILSLSSKTVENQMGKALKQLKLLQKTHLI